A window of Triplophysa dalaica isolate WHDGS20190420 chromosome 7, ASM1584641v1, whole genome shotgun sequence contains these coding sequences:
- the slc25a23b gene encoding calcium-binding mitochondrial carrier protein SCaMC-3b translates to MGEARARFPCWTWARCQGNSVSDPEREKRWAELFDQLDLNKDGRIDVNELRTGLNAWGIVRSEVDEIVRESDTNHDGQLDFKEFTQYLCKHEKELSLMFCSLDRNNDGQIDVAEIQLSLRSLGVNVSTEQASRILQSMDRDGTMTIDWNEWRDHFLFNPLHNMEDIAHYWKHSLMLDIGEQLTVPDDFSEKERRSGVVWRQLMAGAMAGAVSRTGTAPLDRLKVFLQVHGSSGVSLFGGLRGMVQEGGLRSLWRGNGINVLKIAPESAIKFMAYEQIKCLIRGIKGGGALRVQERFVAGSLAGATAQTIIYPMEVLKTRLTLRKTGQYSGMADCARQMLRKEGVRAFYKGYVPNTLGIIPYAGIDLAVYETLKNAWLQRYCMGSADPGVLVLLGCGTVSSTCGQLASYPLALIRTRMQAQASADGAPQLSMVGQFKHIVSHEGVPGLYRGIAPNFLKVIPAVSISYVVYEHMIKSLGVLRS, encoded by the exons ATGGGCGAAGCGAGAGCTCGGTTCCCTTGCTGGACATGGGCTCGTTGTCAAGGTAACAGCGTGTCAGATCCCGAGCGGGAGAAACGATGGGCAGAACTGTTCGATCAACTGGATCTGAATAAAGACGGAAGGATCGATGTGAATGAACTGCGCACTGGATTAAACGCTTGGGGGATCGTGCGCAGTGAGGTAGACGAG ATTGTACGTGAGAGTGACACCAATCATGATGGCCAGCTGGACTTTAAGGAGTTCACGCAGTATCTTTGCAAGCACGAGAAGGAGCTGAGCCTCATGTTCTGCAGTCTGGATCGCAACAACGATG GTCAGATAGATGTTGCAGAAATTCAGCTGTCATTGCGCAGCCTCGGAGTGAATGTATCCACCGAGCAGGCCTCCAGAATCCTGCAAAG CATGGACAGAGACGGCACTATGACCATTGACTGGAATGAGTGGCGGGACCACTTCCTGTTTAACCCTCTGCACAACATGGAGGACATCGCTCACTACTGGAAACACTCTCTG ATGTTGGACATCGGGGAACAGCTGACCGTGCCGGATGATTTCTCAGAGAAAGAGCGACGCTCAGGTGTGGTGTGGAGGCAGCTGATGGCCGGGGCAATGGCCGGTGCTGTATCCCGAACAGGAACAGCTCCCCTGGACCGCCTTAAAGTGTTCCTTCAG GTTCATGGCTCTAGTGGGGTCAGTCTGTTTGGGGGTCTGCGTGGGATGGTGCAGGAAGGGGGACTGAGGTCCCTCTGGAGAGGAAACGGAATCAACGTTCTCAAAATTGCCCCCGAATCAGCTATCAAATTCATGGCTTATGAGCAG ATCAAATGCCTGATCAGAGGCATTAAGGGTGGCGGAGCCTTGAGGGTTCAAGAACGGTTCGTTGCCGGATCACTAGCGGGAGCTACAGCTCAGACCATCATCTACCCCATGGAG GTGTTAAAGACTCGACTGACGCTCAGAAAGACAGGACAATACTCTGGAATGGCAGACTGTGCCAGGCAGATGCTGCGTAAGGAAGGAGTGCGTGCATTCTACAAAGGCTATGTGCCCAACACACTTGGCATTATCCCGTATGCTGGTATTGATCTGGCTGTCTATGAG ACTTTAAAGAACGCCTGGCTACAGCGGTACTGCATGGGCTCGGCTGACCCTGGAGTTCTAGTTCTGCTTGGATGTGGCACTGTGTCCAGCACTTGTGGACAGCTGGCTAGTTATCCTCTTGCTCTTATCCGCACACGCATGCAGGCCCAGG CTTCGGCTGATGGCGCTCCTCAGTTGTCTATGGTTGGCCAGTTCAAGCATATTGTGTCCCATGAAGGCGTCCCAGGACTTTACAGAGGCATTGCCCCCAATTTCCTTAAAGTCATTCCTGCTGTTAGCATCTCTTATGTAGTTTATGAGCATATGATAAAATCCCTGGGAGTTCTGAGATCTTAA
- the znf207a gene encoding BUB3-interacting and GLEBS motif-containing protein ZNF207a isoform X1: MGRKKKKQMKPWCWYCNRDFDDEKILIQHQKAKHFKCHICHKKLYTGPGLAIHCMQVHKETIDSVPNAIPGRTDIELEIYGMEGIPEKDMEERRRVLEQKTQENQKRKQNQDDSDEDDDDDEAGPSFQQPAATAQPQAAYTPMTQPGMAPVPAPGMPPRGYSGVLCNRMPPMMPGVPPMMPGMPPVMPGMHPGMMSMGGMMPHGHGMPPMMPGMPPGIPPPMGHHPGMPHMAQAPPTSIRPAVPAVTVPTPQPGVSKPLFPSAGQMGTRAPSTSSASSSLDTLSASSKPLSQVQQSVAGAATSSSAPPSIAQKPTFPAYTQPPSSPANISSTVAKPGTPVTSKPATLTTTSATSKLIHPDEDISLEELRAQLPRYQCKFPNAGQAHVSSPPVPSMGSVMSPQQGIPAQQSGVRHPMQGPYGAPPQGVSGFVPGGMPPYGQAPPMVPPYQAAPPRPAIGMRPPVMSPGGRY; the protein is encoded by the exons ATGGGCAGGAAAAAGAAGAAGCAGATGAAGCCCTGGTGTTG GTATTGCAACAGAGATTTTGACGATGAAAAGATTCTTATTCAACACCAGAAGGCCAAACACTTTAAATGCCACATATGTCACAAAAAATTATACACTGGTCCTGGTCTGGCCATCCACTGTATGCAG GTTCACAAAGAAACCATCGACAGTGTCCCCAATGCCATACCGGGAAGAACTGACATAGAATTGGAGATTTATGGAATGGAGGGTATTCCAGAAAAAGACATGGAAGAGAGGAGGCGCGTGCttgaacagaaaacacagg AAAATCAGAAGAGAAAGCAGAATCAGGATGActctgatgaagatgatgacgatgatgaaGCTGGACCCTCCTTCCAACAGCCAGCAGCAACAGCGCAGCCTCAGGCTGCCTACACCCCGATGACCCAGCCGGGCATGGCCCCTGTCCCAGCCCCAGGGATGCCACCTAGAGGCTACTCAGGTGTGCTGTGTAACA GAATGCCGCCAATGATGCCTGGTGTTCCTCCGATGATGCCAGGCATGCCCCCTGTAATGCCAGGGATGCATCCAGG tatgatGTCAATGGGTGGGATGATGCCACATGGGCATGGAATGCCCCCAATGATGCCAGGCATGCCCCCAG GAATACCTCCTCCAATGGGCCATCACCCAGGCATGCCCCACATGGCTCAGGCCCCTCCAACCAGCATCAGGCCGGCAGTGCCTGCTGTTACTGTTCCCACACCACAGCCAGGTGTCTCCAAACCACTGTTCCCCAGTGCAGGACAG ATGGGGACTCGAGCTCCAAGCACAAGCTCAGCCTCCTCCAGTCTGGACACTTTGTCAGCATCCTCTAAACCACTGTCCCAA GTCCAGCAGTCTGTCGCCGGTGCAGCGACAAGCTCCTCCGCCCCTCCTTCTATTGCCCAAAAACCCACATTCCCAGCCTACACCCAGCCCCCCTCCTCTCCTGCTAACATCAGCAGCACTGTGGCCAAACCAGGCACCCCAGTCACAAGTAAGCCAGCCACCCTCACCACCACCAGTGCAACCAGTAAGTTGATCCACCCTGATGAAGATATATCACTG GAGGAATTGCGGGCACAGCTGCCTCGCTACCAGTGTAAATTCCCAAACGCAGGACAGGCCCACGTGTCGTCCCCACCGGTTCCATCAATGGGAAGCGTGATGTCGCCTCAGCAGGGCATTCCTGCACAACAGTCGGGTGTTAGGCATCCCATGCAAG GGCCGTATGGGGCTCCACCCCAGGGAGTGTCTGGTTTTGTCCCGGGAGGGATGCCTCCCTACGGACAAGCTCCGCCCATGGTCCCTCCTTACCAAGCCGCTCCCCCTCGGCCCGCCATAGGCATGAGACCCCCGGTAATGTCGCCTGGGGGCCGATATTGA
- the znf207a gene encoding BUB3-interacting and GLEBS motif-containing protein ZNF207a isoform X2 encodes MGRKKKKQMKPWCWYCNRDFDDEKILIQHQKAKHFKCHICHKKLYTGPGLAIHCMQVHKETIDSVPNAIPGRTDIELEIYGMEGIPEKDMEERRRVLEQKTQENQKRKQNQDDSDEDDDDDEAGPSFQQPAATAQPQAAYTPMTQPGMAPVPAPGMPPRGYSGMPPMMPGVPPMMPGMPPVMPGMHPGMMSMGGMMPHGHGMPPMMPGMPPGIPPPMGHHPGMPHMAQAPPTSIRPAVPAVTVPTPQPGVSKPLFPSAGQMGTRAPSTSSASSSLDTLSASSKPLSQVQQSVAGAATSSSAPPSIAQKPTFPAYTQPPSSPANISSTVAKPGTPVTSKPATLTTTSATSKLIHPDEDISLEELRAQLPRYQCKFPNAGQAHVSSPPVPSMGSVMSPQQGIPAQQSGVRHPMQGPYGAPPQGVSGFVPGGMPPYGQAPPMVPPYQAAPPRPAIGMRPPVMSPGGRY; translated from the exons ATGGGCAGGAAAAAGAAGAAGCAGATGAAGCCCTGGTGTTG GTATTGCAACAGAGATTTTGACGATGAAAAGATTCTTATTCAACACCAGAAGGCCAAACACTTTAAATGCCACATATGTCACAAAAAATTATACACTGGTCCTGGTCTGGCCATCCACTGTATGCAG GTTCACAAAGAAACCATCGACAGTGTCCCCAATGCCATACCGGGAAGAACTGACATAGAATTGGAGATTTATGGAATGGAGGGTATTCCAGAAAAAGACATGGAAGAGAGGAGGCGCGTGCttgaacagaaaacacagg AAAATCAGAAGAGAAAGCAGAATCAGGATGActctgatgaagatgatgacgatgatgaaGCTGGACCCTCCTTCCAACAGCCAGCAGCAACAGCGCAGCCTCAGGCTGCCTACACCCCGATGACCCAGCCGGGCATGGCCCCTGTCCCAGCCCCAGGGATGCCACCTAGAGGCTACTCAG GAATGCCGCCAATGATGCCTGGTGTTCCTCCGATGATGCCAGGCATGCCCCCTGTAATGCCAGGGATGCATCCAGG tatgatGTCAATGGGTGGGATGATGCCACATGGGCATGGAATGCCCCCAATGATGCCAGGCATGCCCCCAG GAATACCTCCTCCAATGGGCCATCACCCAGGCATGCCCCACATGGCTCAGGCCCCTCCAACCAGCATCAGGCCGGCAGTGCCTGCTGTTACTGTTCCCACACCACAGCCAGGTGTCTCCAAACCACTGTTCCCCAGTGCAGGACAG ATGGGGACTCGAGCTCCAAGCACAAGCTCAGCCTCCTCCAGTCTGGACACTTTGTCAGCATCCTCTAAACCACTGTCCCAA GTCCAGCAGTCTGTCGCCGGTGCAGCGACAAGCTCCTCCGCCCCTCCTTCTATTGCCCAAAAACCCACATTCCCAGCCTACACCCAGCCCCCCTCCTCTCCTGCTAACATCAGCAGCACTGTGGCCAAACCAGGCACCCCAGTCACAAGTAAGCCAGCCACCCTCACCACCACCAGTGCAACCAGTAAGTTGATCCACCCTGATGAAGATATATCACTG GAGGAATTGCGGGCACAGCTGCCTCGCTACCAGTGTAAATTCCCAAACGCAGGACAGGCCCACGTGTCGTCCCCACCGGTTCCATCAATGGGAAGCGTGATGTCGCCTCAGCAGGGCATTCCTGCACAACAGTCGGGTGTTAGGCATCCCATGCAAG GGCCGTATGGGGCTCCACCCCAGGGAGTGTCTGGTTTTGTCCCGGGAGGGATGCCTCCCTACGGACAAGCTCCGCCCATGGTCCCTCCTTACCAAGCCGCTCCCCCTCGGCCCGCCATAGGCATGAGACCCCCGGTAATGTCGCCTGGGGGCCGATATTGA
- the znf207a gene encoding BUB3-interacting and GLEBS motif-containing protein ZNF207a isoform X3: protein MGRKKKKQMKPWCWYCNRDFDDEKILIQHQKAKHFKCHICHKKLYTGPGLAIHCMQVHKETIDSVPNAIPGRTDIELEIYGMEGIPEKDMEERRRVLEQKTQENQKRKQNQDDSDEDDDDDEAGPSFQQPAATAQPQAAYTPMTQPGMAPVPAPGMPPRGYSGMPPMMPGVPPMMPGMPPVMPGMHPGMMSMGGMMPHGHGMPPMMPGMPPGIPPPMGHHPGMPHMAQAPPTSIRPAVPAVTVPTPQPGVSKPLFPSAGQVQQSVAGAATSSSAPPSIAQKPTFPAYTQPPSSPANISSTVAKPGTPVTSKPATLTTTSATSKLIHPDEDISLEELRAQLPRYQCKFPNAGQAHVSSPPVPSMGSVMSPQQGIPAQQSGVRHPMQGPYGAPPQGVSGFVPGGMPPYGQAPPMVPPYQAAPPRPAIGMRPPVMSPGGRY from the exons ATGGGCAGGAAAAAGAAGAAGCAGATGAAGCCCTGGTGTTG GTATTGCAACAGAGATTTTGACGATGAAAAGATTCTTATTCAACACCAGAAGGCCAAACACTTTAAATGCCACATATGTCACAAAAAATTATACACTGGTCCTGGTCTGGCCATCCACTGTATGCAG GTTCACAAAGAAACCATCGACAGTGTCCCCAATGCCATACCGGGAAGAACTGACATAGAATTGGAGATTTATGGAATGGAGGGTATTCCAGAAAAAGACATGGAAGAGAGGAGGCGCGTGCttgaacagaaaacacagg AAAATCAGAAGAGAAAGCAGAATCAGGATGActctgatgaagatgatgacgatgatgaaGCTGGACCCTCCTTCCAACAGCCAGCAGCAACAGCGCAGCCTCAGGCTGCCTACACCCCGATGACCCAGCCGGGCATGGCCCCTGTCCCAGCCCCAGGGATGCCACCTAGAGGCTACTCAG GAATGCCGCCAATGATGCCTGGTGTTCCTCCGATGATGCCAGGCATGCCCCCTGTAATGCCAGGGATGCATCCAGG tatgatGTCAATGGGTGGGATGATGCCACATGGGCATGGAATGCCCCCAATGATGCCAGGCATGCCCCCAG GAATACCTCCTCCAATGGGCCATCACCCAGGCATGCCCCACATGGCTCAGGCCCCTCCAACCAGCATCAGGCCGGCAGTGCCTGCTGTTACTGTTCCCACACCACAGCCAGGTGTCTCCAAACCACTGTTCCCCAGTGCAGGACAG GTCCAGCAGTCTGTCGCCGGTGCAGCGACAAGCTCCTCCGCCCCTCCTTCTATTGCCCAAAAACCCACATTCCCAGCCTACACCCAGCCCCCCTCCTCTCCTGCTAACATCAGCAGCACTGTGGCCAAACCAGGCACCCCAGTCACAAGTAAGCCAGCCACCCTCACCACCACCAGTGCAACCAGTAAGTTGATCCACCCTGATGAAGATATATCACTG GAGGAATTGCGGGCACAGCTGCCTCGCTACCAGTGTAAATTCCCAAACGCAGGACAGGCCCACGTGTCGTCCCCACCGGTTCCATCAATGGGAAGCGTGATGTCGCCTCAGCAGGGCATTCCTGCACAACAGTCGGGTGTTAGGCATCCCATGCAAG GGCCGTATGGGGCTCCACCCCAGGGAGTGTCTGGTTTTGTCCCGGGAGGGATGCCTCCCTACGGACAAGCTCCGCCCATGGTCCCTCCTTACCAAGCCGCTCCCCCTCGGCCCGCCATAGGCATGAGACCCCCGGTAATGTCGCCTGGGGGCCGATATTGA
- the LOC130425648 gene encoding uncharacterized protein LOC130425648 translates to MRACLFLGFLLKQIFDLSASQDFQYIERLEGESLDIVFTAQQRNSRPSLLYLRSFAHSEVLNISENIDKKPDIDGRIRISAYLNSGTVNVTLSNLKYKDTGLYVCEFLSENQHAQTLANRNILLLVKVAGELRSCDRHSWVIYIVSILTYLLLLAAIAFTVVHYKKLHKRQESQHSIPIYEDMARNSNTADLHQVPETAVPDWTNNNQNMLENYYSSPQSKE, encoded by the exons ATGAGAGCCTGCTTGTTTCTTGGATTTTTATTGAAGCAGATTTTTG ACCTTTCAGCATCTCAAGATTTTCAATACATTGAAAGGCTTGAGGGGGAATCGCTGGATATTGTTTTTACAGCACAACAAAGAAACTCAAGACCATCACTTCTGTACCTAAGAAGCTTCGCTCATTCAGAAGTTTTGAACATCTCTGAAAATATAGACAAGAAGCCAGATATTGATGGACGTATCAGAATCTCTGCATACCTGAACTCGGGCACTGTTAATGTGACTCtgtcaaatttaaaatacaaagatACAGGACTTTACGTCTGTGAATTCCTCTCAGAAAATCAACATGCGCAGACATTGGCTAACAGGAACATCCTACTACTTGTGAAGGTAGCAG GTGAGCTACGCTCTTGTGACAGACATTCTTGGGTGATCTACATCGTGTCAATATTGACATATTTGCTTCTGCTCGCAGCCATCGCATTCACTGTGGTACATTAC AAAAAGCTGCATAAGCGACAAGAGTCTCAGCATTCAATTCCAATTTACGAAGACATGGCAAGAAATAGTAACACTGCAGACCTCCATCAGGTCCCTGAAACAGCTGTTCCAGACTGGACCAACAATAATCAGAATATGCTGGAGAATTACTATTCCTCACCTCAGAGTAAAGAATGA